The proteins below come from a single Alligator mississippiensis isolate rAllMis1 chromosome 2, rAllMis1, whole genome shotgun sequence genomic window:
- the LOC132243179 gene encoding collagen alpha-1(XXV) chain-like isoform X1, translated as MGGGGKDVPPAAGCPSAPGTGTRGHGAPGCCPARPPLLTALLSVLAAASCVYLGLRTSQLQARVSAIESAHGGFSAAAAASRLLPGCSLDQLQSVVQEKVERLLAQKSYEHLAKIRIAREVPPECNCPPGLWICKNVLEGEKK; from the exons ATGGGGGGCGGCGGGAAGGACGTGCCACCTGCCGCCGGCTGCCCGAGCGCGCCGGGCACCGGAACCCGCGGGCACGGGGCGCCCGGCtgctgcccggcccggccgccgctGCTGACCGCGCTGCTCTCGGTGCTGGCCGCCGCCTCCTGCGTGTACCTGGGGCTGAGGaccagccagctccaggcccgGGTCTCGGCCATCGAGAGCGCCCACGGGGGCTTCtctgccgctgccgccgcctcccgccTGCTGCCCGGCTGCTCCCTGGACCAGCTCCAGTCCGTGGTGCAAGAGAAAGTGGAGCGGCTCCTCGCTCAG aaatcctATGAGCATTTGGCAAAAATAAGAATAGCAAGAGAAGTGCCTCCAGAGTGCAACTGCCCACCAG
- the LOC132243179 gene encoding collagen alpha-1(XXV) chain-like isoform X2 has product MGGGGKDVPPAAGCPSAPGTGTRGHGAPGCCPARPPLLTALLSVLAAASCVYLGLRTSQLQARVSAIESAHGGFSAAAAASRLLPGCSLDQLQSVVQEKVERLLAQKSYEHLAKIRIAREVPPECNCPPGIWTQS; this is encoded by the exons ATGGGGGGCGGCGGGAAGGACGTGCCACCTGCCGCCGGCTGCCCGAGCGCGCCGGGCACCGGAACCCGCGGGCACGGGGCGCCCGGCtgctgcccggcccggccgccgctGCTGACCGCGCTGCTCTCGGTGCTGGCCGCCGCCTCCTGCGTGTACCTGGGGCTGAGGaccagccagctccaggcccgGGTCTCGGCCATCGAGAGCGCCCACGGGGGCTTCtctgccgctgccgccgcctcccgccTGCTGCCCGGCTGCTCCCTGGACCAGCTCCAGTCCGTGGTGCAAGAGAAAGTGGAGCGGCTCCTCGCTCAG aaatcctATGAGCATTTGGCAAAAATAAGAATAGCAAGAGAAGTGCCTCCAGAGTGCAACTGCCCACCAG gAATATGGACACAGTCCTGA